Genomic DNA from Thermoanaerobaculia bacterium:
GCTGCAGCTCGCCGAAGCGCAGCAGGTCGTCGACCACGCGCTGCGCGCGGTCGGCGGGAATGGCAAAGCCGATCCCGGCGCCCTGGACGATCGCCGTGTTGATGCCGATGACCTGGCCGTCGAGATTGACCAGCGGACCGCCCGAGTTGCCCGGGTTGATCGAGGCGTCGGTCTGCAGGAAGTCGGTGAAGAGCGCCCGCCGGCCGCCGCCGCCGACCGCGCGCCCCCGTGCCGACAACACGCCGGTGGTCACCGTGTGGGTGAGACCGAACGGATTGCCGATCGCCACCACGGTCTCCCCCATGAGGAGATTGGCGCTCTTGCCGAGCGGGGTCGCCGGGAGGCCCTTGGCCGCCACCTTGAGCACCGCGAGATCGGCGTCGCGGTCCGCCCCCAGGACCGTCGCCTCGAGCTCGCGGCCGTCGCGCATCGTGACCAGGATCCGCGACGCCCCCTCGATGACGTGCTCGTTGGTGACCACCAGCCCCGACGGGTCGACGATCAGCCCTGAGCCCAGCGACTGGCTCTTCCTCTGGCGGCTACCGCCGAAGAAGCTGCCGAAGAACGGATCGACCTCGCGCACGGTCGACTCGGCCGAGATGTTGACCACCGAGGGCGCGACGCGCTCGACCACTGCGACGACCGGCGTGCGCCGCGCCGAGGCGGTCTGGGCGGGGGCCGCCGCCGGCAGGCCGGCGAGCGCGAGAACGAACAGGGCAAGCATCGGGGCTCGTGTCGGAAGAGGGCGTCCTTTTCGCATGGCAGG
This window encodes:
- a CDS encoding trypsin-like peptidase domain-containing protein; the protein is MLALFVLALAGLPAAAPAQTASARRTPVVAVVERVAPSVVNISAESTVREVDPFFGSFFGGSRQRKSQSLGSGLIVDPSGLVVTNEHVIEGASRILVTMRDGRELEATVLGADRDADLAVLKVAAKGLPATPLGKSANLLMGETVVAIGNPFGLTHTVTTGVLSARGRAVGGGGRRALFTDFLQTDASINPGNSGGPLVNLDGQVIGINTAIVQGAGIGFAIPADRAQRVVDDLLRFGELQPLWLGMRLVTIDPELAVREGYPVARGVLVDRVDDGSPAARAGIVAGDLLTAVDGRAVDSREDLSTAYYSVPPATSLLLELLRGKEKLKFAVAAIRPPVGMGLRLLERSVGLRVELQRGRLVVVGVARGSAAFERGLEAGDVVLGANGNEVADPEALGREVLRGFDRGGLLLVVQRGRFAYNLSFPL